Part of the Arachis hypogaea cultivar Tifrunner chromosome 6, arahy.Tifrunner.gnm2.J5K5, whole genome shotgun sequence genome, ACTAGTTAGAAGTGTTATGAGTTGGTTGTTATCCTTTATTCTTGGAAAGAGCAGATTTTTTTAATGTGCTAGGGTTGATAAGTATGGATGgttgaatataataataaatatacaaaatatataaaatgttCATGAATTGGTTCTGATTACTGATTTTTCTGATtgatgttttcttttaatttttaatttttgctaaTAATGATTTGTTGTTAGATTATATGTAACAAAGTGACTATGACTACTATAAACCTTGATTTGGCTTATGATGTGTAACTTCCCTTATCCTTGAAATTTGATATACAAAAGAAATGTTGCTAGTCTTTGGTGAAGAATTTAAAACCAGTTTTGACTGTGGTGATGTTGGATTGTTGGTGGCAGTTTTATTCGGTTATATGCCGAGTTGCTACCGTGTTGAAGACTAGATATACGGCACCGGGTTTCTGGAATGCTGGCCTAGGCCTGTTTGAGCAGGCTCAATTACTTGTTACTGAGCCTTCTGAGAAGGAGCACTTGAAGACTTGCATTGCTCAGGCCAGGGAACACTTGCATTTAGAAGATAACCCATCACAAACCTCGCAGCCTGCAGCGCAGAATAATACGAATGGAGGTGATTTTCTTTAAacaaatatatgttttttttttttctattttcttgagGTGCTATTTATTTTTGTATGTGTTCATTTATCGCGTACTGTGTTGTTTCAGGATATCTTTTCGAGGGGCATCTTACTGTAGATCCCGAACCTCCTCAGCCTCAATGGTTGGTGCAGTCAAACCTCTTGTCAACTGCTGCTACTTTGTTTGCTGCTGAATCCTCTCAAGGTTCGGCAGCGACCGATACCACACCAGAGAATGCAGCTAATGTGCTTCAAGAGCTTATAAATAGATTGGAAGAAGTCATGCCCCTGGTATTCATTGAAAATCCTTTCATATGTTCTTCTAAACTCTCGTTATTTAGATTATAATACTTCCCATTTAGGTAAGTTTAAAGACAGAATTACAATGTGGTTTAGTTGTACTTGGAAACATAAGTAAGCCTAGATATTTGGGATTTGTTAACAAATTATTTAGGCCTAACTTGAGTGCACCTAGTTAAATTTGAGCAAGCATTCCTTTAAGCTATATTTGAGTACTTATTCGCGTCACACATAAGATAAGGAACCAAAGGAGACTTCATAAATATAAGCAAGGCTCATTTTACCTCTCTATAAATGATgttctttttcactttctgctTTGGTGGATCTGTCATCAATATTGGTACATCAATAAGACGGTAACTTAGATATAAATAACCTACCATTCAATTGAACTCATATTGTTTAGTGCTTGGTtggattattattttattttattttcttgcatgCTTTTTTATTGTGTGCATGTTTTCTGGTATGATCAAAAGTTCCATTGCTACACTTTGCATTGCTTTATTAACGACAATTTGCTGTAATTTATTATGGTTAGATGATTGAAGATGGTCCTGTGGCTCCAAGGGCCCCTCCTGCCAGTAAAGAAGTCGTGGCGAGACTTCCTGTCATTACTCTCACAGAGGAAATACTGGCTAAGCTGGGGAAAGATGCAGAGTGTGCAATTTGCAGGGAGAACCTGGCTGTAGATGACAAAATGCAAGAGTTACCTTGCAGGCACACTTTCCATCCACCGTGTCTAAAACCATGGCTGGTATTATTCGTAACATCCCAGATTCATTCGTGTTCTatgatttgattatttatttgatttttttaataaaccatCAATCTTTTCCCTGACCAAAAACACAAGGGACAAAGTTGCAACTCAATTTCAGAGTAACAAATTTGTTCCTCGCTGAGAAGATACTTAAATCATCATATATGGATTTTTATGGAATGACAATTTTGTCACCCTTTTGTCATCTGTGTTTCTTTTTGGGAACAAGATTAGGGTTTACTCTTTTATTCTTGAAGCAAATTTATGTTTCTGATAATGTGGCATTCTATAATTGAATGAGACGATTAGATATATGGTATGATCAATTTGATCATTGATGTGGTAGGATGAACACAATTCTTGTCCGATATGCCGGTATGAGCTGCAAACTGATGATCATGCCTATGAGAGCtggaaggaaagggaaaaggAAGCTGAGGAGGAGAGGAAAGGTGCTGAAAATGCCGTTAGAGGTGGTGAATATATGTATGTCTAGATGGCTATTCAGTGTAGGGTTAATATACATAATAACATGGTGGTGCAAAACTGTTATAATTTATAAGGTTTCAATTGGTGAAAAGTATAATATCAGGTGTATTCTTTGTCATATCAAGCAATAGATTTATGTTTCCTGCTAAGCCTTAAGCTTTTTGGAGGTTCTCTTATCATGGTTGTCCCTTGAAGTGCTGTTCATATCTCAAGTTTGCATTGTTATTGAGCAAAGATTGTTGTACTAAATTTCGTTATCGgccacttttttattttattcaataatatttaaaagatttCGTTAGCAAACTTTCTAAAGAGGTTAATTAAAAATACTACAAAAAAAGCTTTtatagaaattacaaaataaatgtTAGTTTTTACTTTCTTAACTAATTCGTAACTATATCCATATTTAAAATGTAATTTATCAAATtgatttaacttttaaattttatattagatagagagagagaaaagggattTGTAAGAGATAAGGTTGAAATTTGGgaagaagaaaagtaaaaagagGTATTACAATTTAACATAATCAGTGAAGGTTAATATACCCACACGAGTTAACATAATCAGCAACTCATTACTAGCtactagggctggaagtgagtcaagcttGAGTTTGGAATTGAGCTCATAGTTTAAATGAGTCGAGTTTGAGTTTAGATAAGCTcaactcattagctcgtgagctgactcgattttatatatatatatatatatatatatatatatatatatatatatatatatacgaaatagtattatataattatatatattaatgatcttaattatttaaaattttatatttagtttttacatatatttgatgtaggacataaataaaaaatttataatttaatgatagataataatatataaaattgatctttttaaatattttataaaatatataagttataatttattaatatagaattatagattatgtatttatgtttctattatttgagccagctcgtgagctttcggtgagccgagcttgagcttaaaAAATAGGCTTGATTATTAATGAGCCAAGCCGTGAGCCAAACTCAATTTTTGTGAGCCGAGCTTGAACTTGGTCTAACTCGGCTCAGCTCGATTCACTTCCAGCCTTACTAGCTACAAATTCTTATATAGAATTCAGATTTTCGCATATTAAATTGAAAGACAACATAGAAAACCGATTTACGAATATACTTAGGctgggtttggtaaagcttttttaagaggtgcttgtgctttttaaaagcacaagcacgtcattttgcgtttggtaaattaaaaagtccAAGTGCTTGTGCTTATggcttttaaaagttaggggtgcttttgaaagcacctaggagggagcttttcaaagctggcttatgcttaccaaatttttttcattttcccgCACGTATTTCCCGCTATTATATTGTCATTAAAATTTTCGTATATTTCTAACTTCTCATCCTAaccttcacaaattctaacacaatcttcatatattttttatttttcaacctaatctTCACAAATTTCAATACAAATACATCTCTATCACATATTAGAAATATACGAGGATTTTAATGACAATATAATTGCGGGAAATACATGcgggaaaatgaaaaaaatttggtaagcataagccagctttgaaaagctcccttctaggtgctttcaaaagcacccctaacttttaaaagccgTAAGCACAAGCACTtgggctttttaatttaccaaacgccAAAATGACGTGCTTGTGCTTTTGAAAAGCAAAAACACCTCTtaaaaaagctttaccaaacccagCCTTAGTGGGATACTTAGTTAAGTAGATAGCTTATAAAATTTAGGGGTTAATAAGCATTTTTATTTCCATTTtcgatgaaaataaaaataagaaatttgaatttgagaTTTTTAAGTGACAATAGAGAGACTGTATCATTTAAAATATGACTCATTGGCGTTATTAGGATATCTATTATTTACctccaatttatatatatatctcttgaaaaagataaagttttttttttattatttttttattttatttgactgtttcgatttttttattttagacttgATTTTTGTATCTTTGAGTACATAGAcaaagtaattaaaaataaaataaagctctaattagaatttatttattgagttttttattttatttagtattaagtACGGATTCTTCGAATTGATATGTATTTgttaaatttctttatttttgacatttattttttcgtttaaaaatataattttgttatgaaaatagttttttaaattgacaatcaattataaaagtatcaataataaaaattaaaaaaatacataaaaccctaaaaatattgacaaaaaagttgactttttgttttaaatctttttagctttaatatttatttatttattattttattaataaattatttaaatcaataaattttgatattaattaattgattcgtTTGgtgtaaaactaattttaatttcaattttttttgtttcaattgatttttttattgttatagaaatataaaaccaactatatatatagagagagagaagagatactaaatttttatgaaatagtATAATAAGATAGTAATTTATTTCATATTGATaccatataaaaattaatttttaatttaataaaaaattagataactAAAATCgtacatttaataaaaatatgattttgagattttaaactattaaaaatacattttaaaaataaaccaaccaaatataattttattattttcgatacTTAGAAATAAATCTTCTTTTTACAAACCCATTACATTttctaaaatacaaaaaattaaaaataatttttatttttcaaaaaataaaaacaaaaaatatttttagaaactaATCAGCCCTTTATATTTTCTACtttaaatttgtttatatttGTAGTTATCTTTAATAAATTCTTTTGGCGTATTTATTAGCAAAGAACAATCCACGCTAAGATTGGTTTGCCACATCCGTCTTTTAATAGAAATCAaccatattatatatacataaaagaataagttattaaaataattatttatataaaatatataaaaatacaaaatataaaaatatatttatgtacaAAATTACaaatgtataataattaatttttttgatacaCAACAATTTTAATAGAGATTAACGCCGGTAGAACACACTTTAAACTTTAGAGATGGTCTCAAGATTTTCAGGTATTATATGTCAAactcgaaaaaaaaaacaagaataaaaaatcgATATAGACTACACCAATACCATACTAAAATAATCAGTGAGGTGAACATTCACCTAAGTTTCTTCAAGTAAAATTACAAATGATGTGGAACCTCTGATATCAAAGggatagagaaaaaaaatacaatcaaTTGATGAACTTGAAAACATTACTTAACTCATCTTTTAAACTGATCCAACTTTAAAATCTCAACTCACCA contains:
- the LOC112755853 gene encoding E3 ubiquitin-protein ligase AIP2, whose amino-acid sequence is MESEDSVRLELEELQKQLGKKQRFESAVSSLKSMLQSKYLSASPSLRKSFYSVICRVATVLKTRYTAPGFWNAGLGLFEQAQLLVTEPSEKEHLKTCIAQAREHLHLEDNPSQTSQPAAQNNTNGGYLFEGHLTVDPEPPQPQWLVQSNLLSTAATLFAAESSQGSAATDTTPENAANVLQELINRLEEVMPLMIEDGPVAPRAPPASKEVVARLPVITLTEEILAKLGKDAECAICRENLAVDDKMQELPCRHTFHPPCLKPWLDEHNSCPICRYELQTDDHAYESWKEREKEAEEERKGAENAVRGGEYMYV